The following DNA comes from Bathymodiolus thermophilus thioautotrophic gill symbiont.
GACAAAACCTATACCTACGACCTACTCAATAGACTCACCAGCATCAGCCAAAACACCACCACAATTGTACAATACTACTACCTAAAAGATAGACTAGGCTCAGTAGTAGGCTTAATAAACAACAACCAACAGCTGGTAGAAAGCTACCACTACAATACCTTTGGCAAACTCACTATCAAAGACCACGACCAAAATATCATCCCCAAATCCAACTACAACAACCCCTACGCCTACACTGGCAGAAGATTTGACAACGAAAGCGGACTCTACTACTACAGAAACCGCTACTACCAACCCAGCCTAGCAAGGTTCATCTCCCAAGACCCCAAAGGCTATATTGACGGCTACAACCTCTACGCTTATGTAAAAAACAACCCGCTTAGATATACCGATCCATTTGGCACTACTGCACAACAAGCCAATTACGATTATCAGGAAGAGTGGAACAATTGGGACAATGATAATGACTGGGATAGTTTTAATGATACTAGTTATTGGGATGATGGCAATAACAATAGCAGTCAAGACAATCCTGGCACCACCACTACTATAGGTGAAAATAATGGTATTATCAACACTATTGGCACTACCCTTACTAAAAGTGTAAATCAGTTAAGCGAGATTTTAGATGTTGTAACATCTGGTGCGAGTAGGAAAGTTGGCCCTAGTTATGGAATACATGCAAAAGGGAAACTGGGGCCATTTAAGGTTGGTGCTGGTGGCGCCAAACTTAATTCTAAGGGCTTGTCTACTTGGGGTAAATCAACGACAGATATTGAATTGAGTGCTTTCAAATACGGTGGCCGTGCTTATTTATGGGATATTGATATTGACTCAAGTGGTGTTAATAATATTGATATATTGGGAATTGCCAAGCCAACTTGGGACTGGTCTATTGGAGCAGGGGTAACTTTTCCACCTTATTCAGTTGAAGTTGAATACGACTTTCAGCCGCTGAAAGAGTATATTTACAATCAGTGGAATGAATGGATTTCAGAATGAGCACTTACCATTTATCACCGAAATTAAAAAAGTTTTTTCATTTATGCTACAGATCTACATTTTATTTGTTTTTATTTTATTTTATTTTTTTCTTAGTCTTTATCGGTATTATGTTTACAATTGCAACATCTAGGGCAGATCTAAAAGCAATGGAAAGCAATCAAATACTTCTTGGTGTGACTTATGTTTACAGTATTTTTTTACTATTTTGTATTGTAAGTATGGCGTTTTATGCATTTGGCTATTTATGGCAATTGTGGCAAGAAAATCAAAAAAAAGAAGCGCTCAAGGGGCTAGTTATCTTTATGTTTATGACTATGGGGACTGGATATATATGGTTTTATTATTCTGAAATAAAAAAGCGAAAAATTCGTATGAAGTTCCCCCCCTATCCTAAAGAACTAAAAAAAGATGTAACTAATCAACCCTTAAAAACCTCAAACCAAAAATCCAAAAAAATCCAAAGAATGTGAGAATAAAGAGAATAAGGGGTTGTAATGGTTCAACAAACTTAGGCACAAAAATAGCCTTATAATACAAAATATAAGGAGGTCAATAATGACAAACACAACACAAAGAAAAGAACGAATAAACTTTACAATTGAACAAAAATTGGATTACGCCAAACTGATGGCGCATGAGAACTACAGCAACAAAAAAATTATAGCAATCTCAGGCACTGGATCTTCTGCAGTTACAAGATGGGGGAAGTAATACTTGGCAGAGATAAACGGAAATACACCCAAATCTGGCAAAGCCATGACCCCTGAACAACAAGAAATTCAATTACTCAAGAAACAACTATGGCGCTTGCAAAGAGACAATGAAACAAGCTAATGTAGTCGCCATACGCCCAAGAAAACGCTATTAGAATCTGTTAAATCGTGCGTTTGAGCAACAAACATTCAACACCCATTGGGTGGGTGGTATTACCTACATCAAAACTTATCAAGGTTGGAGCTATTTAGCCAGTGTTGGATTTAAGTTTGAAACAAGTTGTCGGCTGGGCGTTATCAAAGCATCCTAATGCTCAATTATCTAAAGATGCATTGCAAATGTGCCATATCAAGACATCAGCCCAATACCAATAAACTTATGTTCCATTCAAATCAAGGCATGCAATACTGTGCAAACATGTTTACACAGTATTGAAACAGCAAAAACATCATTCAAAGTATGAGCAGACGGGGCAACTGTTGGGATAATAAGACCCCTGCATAGCACCCTAAAACCAACCATCAAAACCCAAAACCCTCAATTTTTGACTTTTCAAAGTCAAAAAACATATAAAATCCAGCTTTCATTAAAAAAATCATCAATATCAACTATAAATCGCTCATTTTTTACTCTTTTTTGTACTGTTTCCACAAAAAAAAACACAATAATCCCTAGGCTGTATTTAATCCCTTGTTAATAT
Coding sequences within:
- a CDS encoding RHS repeat-associated core domain-containing protein, coding for MTNKTYSKLFNQQSSYDNNDNIIQDTINFTTQSHKNYQYDHQDRLTKDSHNNHYFAYDKLGNITSTNQNNQGNNQSTQTEARTTNDDNQYTQITQNSNSINITISYDANGNLASYQDKTYTYDLLNRLTSISQNTTTIVQYYYLKDRLGSVVGLINNNQQLVESYHYNTFGKLTIKDHDQNIIPKSNYNNPYAYTGRRFDNESGLYYYRNRYYQPSLARFISQDPKGYIDGYNLYAYVKNNPLRYTDPFGTTAQQANYDYQEEWNNWDNDNDWDSFNDTSYWDDGNNNSSQDNPGTTTTIGENNGIINTIGTTLTKSVNQLSEILDVVTSGASRKVGPSYGIHAKGKLGPFKVGAGGAKLNSKGLSTWGKSTTDIELSAFKYGGRAYLWDIDIDSSGVNNIDILGIAKPTWDWSIGAGVTFPPYSVEVEYDFQPLKEYIYNQWNEWISE